In Pseudomonas sp. ADAK18, a single window of DNA contains:
- a CDS encoding DUF1883 domain-containing protein, with the protein MKFIHQREHLNEGDIVVIECSQTCNIRLMSDANFRSFKNGGRHSYHGGAFDTFPARITAPSTGFWNITLDVVNRRAISVTRKPTLSHKIRIVRRTNSKLS; encoded by the coding sequence ATGAAATTCATTCACCAGCGCGAGCACCTTAACGAAGGGGACATTGTCGTCATCGAATGCTCGCAAACCTGCAACATCCGCCTGATGAGCGACGCCAACTTTCGCAGCTTCAAGAACGGTGGCCGCCACAGTTACCACGGCGGTGCGTTCGACACGTTCCCGGCTAGAATCACCGCGCCCAGTACCGGTTTCTGGAACATTACCCTCGACGTGGTCAACCGCCGCGCCATCAGCGTGACACGCAAGCCGACCTTGTCCCACAAGATCCGCATCGTTCGCCGTACCAACTCCAAACTGAGCTGA
- a CDS encoding c-type cytochrome has protein sequence MMSLERVLMGSALLLILGSAHGQEDGNVFTQGGSQPGAAPCVACHGADGLGLAAAGFPRLAGLPAGYLRKQLEDFKSGARSSPVMQPLAKALTEEEIGTVTQALAAMPAPAAAALHRSVMPADAAQKIALQGAWDRQIPACVSCHGPAGVGVGEAFPPLAGQSAAYMVAQLNAWQSGARHNDPNDLMGHIAKSLTAEEVQGVATYFSSLSGQEVKP, from the coding sequence ATGATGTCTCTGGAACGAGTTCTGATGGGGAGTGCGCTGCTACTGATACTGGGCAGTGCTCACGGGCAAGAGGACGGAAATGTCTTTACCCAAGGCGGTTCGCAGCCCGGCGCTGCGCCCTGCGTAGCTTGCCACGGGGCCGATGGCCTGGGGCTGGCAGCGGCCGGTTTTCCACGCCTGGCCGGTTTGCCGGCGGGCTATTTACGCAAGCAGTTGGAAGATTTCAAAAGTGGGGCCCGCAGCAGCCCAGTCATGCAGCCGCTGGCCAAGGCCCTGACTGAAGAAGAAATCGGCACCGTGACCCAGGCGTTGGCGGCAATGCCCGCACCTGCCGCTGCGGCCCTTCACCGAAGTGTCATGCCCGCCGATGCGGCGCAAAAAATCGCCTTGCAAGGTGCCTGGGATCGACAGATTCCTGCCTGTGTCAGTTGCCATGGGCCCGCTGGCGTGGGCGTTGGTGAGGCATTCCCACCCCTGGCAGGTCAATCTGCCGCCTATATGGTTGCACAGCTGAATGCCTGGCAGAGCGGGGCGCGGCATAACGATCCCAATGACTTGATGGGTCATATCGCCAAGTCACTCACGGCAGAAGAAGTGCAAGGCGTGGCGACCTATTTCTCATCATTGAGCGGCCAGGAGGTCAAGCCATGA
- a CDS encoding c-type cytochrome codes for MKVFLFAPVLGTLISLPALAATIAMEDQSQLQAPAAAHPATQFQPPLESELPDNAYGTLVRQGYALFVDTKRLAPKFVGNGLNCSNCHLDQGRLANSAPLWGAYPMYPAYRKKNDKVNTFAERLQGCFQFSMNGGTPPTADSPEITALSVYSYWLASKAPLGVELPGRGYPEVPSSASTYDLAQGAEVYKGQCAVCHGAEGQGQKVGDSYVMPPLWGKNSYNWGAGMHRINTAASFIKYNMPLGKGGSLTDQQAWDVAAYVNSHERPQDPRLVDGSVEKTRVKFHANDGVNLYGQTVEGVLIGQGIR; via the coding sequence ATGAAGGTGTTCCTGTTTGCTCCCGTGTTGGGCACGTTGATCAGTCTGCCTGCCTTGGCTGCGACTATCGCCATGGAAGATCAATCGCAATTGCAGGCTCCTGCCGCCGCGCACCCAGCCACACAGTTCCAGCCTCCGCTGGAAAGCGAACTGCCGGACAATGCCTACGGCACGCTGGTCAGGCAGGGGTACGCGCTGTTTGTCGACACCAAACGTCTGGCGCCGAAATTTGTCGGTAATGGTCTCAATTGCAGCAACTGCCACCTGGACCAGGGGCGTCTGGCCAATTCGGCGCCGTTATGGGGGGCCTACCCCATGTACCCGGCGTATCGAAAGAAGAACGACAAGGTCAACACGTTCGCCGAGCGCTTGCAGGGCTGTTTCCAGTTCAGCATGAACGGCGGCACGCCGCCGACGGCTGACAGTCCGGAGATTACGGCGTTGTCGGTCTATTCCTACTGGCTGGCCAGCAAGGCACCCCTGGGCGTCGAGTTGCCGGGACGCGGCTATCCGGAGGTACCGTCCTCCGCTAGCACTTACGACTTGGCTCAGGGCGCCGAGGTCTACAAGGGCCAGTGCGCGGTCTGCCATGGTGCCGAAGGCCAAGGCCAGAAAGTCGGCGACAGCTACGTCATGCCGCCGTTGTGGGGTAAAAACTCCTACAACTGGGGCGCCGGAATGCACCGGATCAACACGGCGGCATCCTTCATCAAATACAACATGCCCCTAGGCAAGGGCGGTAGCCTGACCGACCAGCAGGCATGGGATGTAGCGGCTTACGTCAACAGCCACGAGCGACCGCAGGATCCGCGCCTGGTGGACGGTTCGGTAGAGAAAACCCGTGTGAAGTTTCACGCCAACGATGGCGTCAATCTGTATGGGCAAACCGTAGAGGGCGTGCTGATAGGCCAGGGCATCCGTTAA